Proteins from one Ipomoea triloba cultivar NCNSP0323 chromosome 1, ASM357664v1 genomic window:
- the LOC116018434 gene encoding NAC transcription factor 56-like, whose amino-acid sequence MESTDSSSGSQQPQLPPGFRFHPTDEELVVHYLKKKVASATLPVAIIAEVDLYKFDPWELPAKATFGEQEWYFFSPRDRKYPNGARPNRAATSGYWKATGTDKPVLTAGGTQKVGVKKALVFYGGKPPKGVKTNWIMHEYRLADNKPNNKPPGCDINKKGSLRLDDWVLCRIYKKNNTQRPMDHERDDLNEMLGSIPSPMPTTIQFGQQKFHHHNHHQGLLKAAANYGGLLENDQNIYQGMITSNGSPIVSPAAANLLPSKHLPAMYWTEDAPTCSDSSPLTKKFLADDSHLTAARTDDQSGAGASGSIATLLSQLPQQNVAGDGVFRQPYQVSGLNWYS is encoded by the exons ATGGAGAGCACCGATTCGTCGAGCGGGTCCCAGCAGCCGCAGCTCCCGCCGGGGTTCCGCTTCCACCCCACCGACGAGGAGCTGGTGGTCCACTACCTCAAGAAGAAGGTCGCCTCCGCCACCCTCCCGGTGGCCATCATCGCCGAGGTCGATCTTTACAAGTTTGATCCCTGGGAACTACCCg CTAAGGCGACGTTTGGAGAGCAAGAGTGGTATTTCTTTAGCCCTCGGGACAGGAAGTACCCTAACGGCGCCCGGCCGAACCGGGCGGCGACGTCCGGGTACTGGAAGGCTACCGGGACCGACAAGCCGGTGTTGACGGCCGGCGGGACGCAGAAAGTGGGAGTTAAGAAAGCGCTGGTGTTTTACGGCGGAAAGCCGCCCAAAGGGGTGAAGACTAATTGGATTATGCATGAGTATAGGCTTGCTGATAATAAACCCAATAACAAACCTCCCGGTTGTGATATCAACAAGAAAGGCTCTCTCAGG tTGGATGATTGGGTTTTGTGTCGGATTTACAAGAAAAACAACACGCAGAGGCCAATGGATCACGAAAGGGACGATTTGAATGAGATGTTGGGATCAATTCCATCTCCTATGCCCACAACAATCCAATTTGGCCAACAAAAatttcatcatcataatcatcatcAAGGACTACTCAAAGCCGCCGCAAACTACGGGGGTCTGTTAGAAAACGATCAGAACATCTACCAAGGAATGATTACTAGCAATGGATCGCCGATTGTCTCTCCGGCCGCCGCTAATCTCCTCCCTTCAAAACACCTCCCCGCCATGTACTGGACCGAAGACGCCCCGACCTGCAGCGACTCATCGCCGCTCACTAAAAAATTCCTCGCCGATGACAGCCACTTAACGGCCGCCCGGACCGACGACCAAAGCGGCGCCGGCGCCTCCGGCTCCATTGCCACCCTCCTCAGCCAACTCCCCCAACAGAACGTCGCCGGCGACGGCGTATTCCGGCAACCATACCAAGTCTCCGGCCTCAATTGGTActcttga
- the LOC115997993 gene encoding uncharacterized protein LOC115997993 produces MATTINGLATPQALRSLSKPNPKAGSPSPFKPAKLQLFLRPVSKAGREQLAAAKELDVIPVQSGDSTDQQDGVVDATEREAEGGGDIDSIVNQVVVGGFGNEGRLSFEGPTGFGSSSSAASSSGGAGEELGMEKVVDRAINATIVLASGTFAITKLLTIDHNYWHGWTLFEILRYAPQHNWSAYEEALKENPVLAKMVISGVVYSLGDWIAQCYEGKPLFEFDRARMFRSGLTGFTLHGSLSHYYYHFCEALFPFDDWWVVPAKVAFDQTVWSAIWNSIYFTVLGFLRLESPTSIFSELKATFWPMLTAGWKLWPFAHLITYGVIPVEQRLLWVDCVELIWVTILSTYSNEKSEARISEESVEATSNPPSIGPSQK; encoded by the exons ATGGCTACTACCATTAACGGCCTGGCCACGCCTCAAGCCCTCCGTTCGCTATCGAAACCCAATCCAAAGGCCGGTTCCCCATCCCCCTTCAAGCCGGCCAAGCTCCAGCTATTTCTCAGGCCGGTTTCCAAGGCGGGAAGGGAGCAATTGGCGGCGGCGAAGGAGCTGGACGTGATTCCGGTGCAGAGCGGCGACAGCACGGACCAGCAAGACGGCGTCGTCGACGCCACGGAGAGAGAGGCGGAGGGCGGCGGCGATATTGACAGTATCGTGAATCAGGTGGTGGTGGGTGGGTTTGGGAATGAAGGGCGGCTGTCGTTCGAAGGGCCCACCGGGTTTGGCTCGTCGTCGTCGGCGGCTTCTTCGAGCGGCGGCGCGGGAGAAGAGTTGGGTATGGAGAAGGTTGTTGATAGAGCTATCAACGCTACCATTGTTTTGGCCTCCGGGACTTTCGCTATCACTAAGCTTCTCACCATAGACCATAACTACTGGCAT GGATGGACCCTCTTTGAGATATTGAGATATGCACCTCAGCACAACTGGAGTGCATATGAGGAAGCCCTTAAAGAAAACCCCGTTTTGGCGAAGATGGTGATCAGTGGAGTGGTTTATTCTCTAGGGGATTGGATAGCTCAG TGCTATGAAGGGAAACCACTTTTTGAATTTGATCGTGCTCGCATGTTTAGATCAGGTCTAACTGGATTTACGCTACATGGATCCTTATCTCACTATTACTATCACTTCTGTGAG GCACTCTTTCCTTTTGATGATTGGTGGGTGGTACCTGCCAAAGTTGCCTTTGATCAAACTGTTTGGTCAGCGATTTGGAACAGCATTTACTTCACAGTTCTTGGGTTTTTACGTCTTGAATCCCCTACCAGTATCTTCAGTGAACTAAAGGCAACATTTTGGCCCATGCTGACG GCAGGCTGGAAACTTTGGCCATTTGCTCATCTAATTACCTATGGCGTGATCCCCGTTGAGCAGAGACTGCTTTGGGTCGACTGCGTAGAACTCATATGGGTTACAATACTCTCAAC TTACTCGAATGAGAAGTCAGAAGCTAGAATATCTGAGGAATCAGTGGAAGCAACTTCCAACCCTCCCTCTATAGGCCCATCTCAG AAGTGA